In Peptostreptococcus equinus, the DNA window CAAGAAAAAAGGATAAAATATCTCTTGTTTACACAGTTGATATAGAAGTGAAAAATGAAAAGAGAATATTATATTATAAAAATAAGGATGTAAAACAAATTCAGACAAATGAATATCATGATATTGATATGGGAGAAGAAAAGCTAGTAAATCAGCCAATTATAGTCGGTGCTGGACCTGCAGGACTGTTTGCAAGTTTGTTACTAGCTCAAAGAGGCTATAATCCTATACTAATAGAGCGAGGAGCAGATGTAGATCAAAGAACGCAAGATATAGAAACATTTTGGAAAACTGGAACTTTAAAAGATGAATCAAATGTTCAATTTGGTGAAGGTGGAGCGGGGACATTTTCGGATGGAAAGCTTACTACTAGAATGAAAGATATTAGATGTAGAAAAGTTCTGAAAGAATTTGTTAATTTTGGTGCACCAGAAGATATTTTATATTCTCATAAACCTCATGTAGGAACTGATATTTTAAAAAATGTAGTAAAAAATATAAGAAAAGAAATAATAAGATTAGGTGGTCAGGTAAGATTTAATTGCAAGCTTACAAATATACTTATAGAAGATGAGCAAGTAAAAGCTATTGAAGTTAATAACCATGAGATAATAGAGTGTCAACATCTTATTTTAGCAATTGGGCACAGTTCACGAGATACTTTTAGAATGTTGAAAAAAAATTCAGTTCATATGGAGCAAAAATCATTTGCTATGGGTGTTAGAATAGAACATTTACAGAGCTTAATAAACAATAGTCAATACGGAAAATTTTCTAGTCATGATAAATTAGGTCCAGCTGATTATAGATTAACCACACAAGTATCTAATGATAGAAGTGTATATAGTTTTTGTATGTGTCCAGGAGGAATGGTTATTGCCTCTGCAAGCTCTAAGGGGCAATTAGTGACTAATGGAATGAGCGAACATGCAAGAAATCAAGATAACGCTAATAGTGGGCTTTTAGTCAATATTAGGACAGAGGACTTTGAAAGTGAGGATGTATTGGCAGGGGTATATTTTCAAGAAAAATATGAAAAAATAGCATTTGAGCTAGGAGGTTCAAACTATTATGCTCCATGTCAAAGTGTAGGAAACTTTTTGGATTCAGAAAAAGAAAATATTATAGGAAAGGTAAAACCATCTTATAAACCCGGTGTTAAAATGGTTGATTTAAGAGAGTGTTTACCAAAATTTGTAGCTGATGCTTTGAGCGAAGGCTTGATTAATTTAGATAAAAAATTACATGGGTTTGCTGATGATGATGCTATTATGACGGGAATCGAGACTAGGTCTTCCTCTCCAGTGAGAATAAATCGAGATATGAAAACATTGAATTCATTAAATATAAAGAACTTAATTCCATGTGGAGAAGGGGCGGGCTATGCAGGTGGTATAGTTACAGCAGGAGTAGATGGCATAAAATGTGCTGAGTATATAATATCTAATTTTAGGTCTTTTAAATAAGATGTATATTTTATTTATATAAATTATGTAACTTGATAAAAAAATACCGATAATGTAGAATATAAATAATAATATTATTATGTTTAAGATAAGTAATAGCTTAATAACACAATTAAGGAGTAATATATGAAAAGTATAGAATTAGACTATAGTAATGCAAAAAACTTTATAAGTGACGAAGATATAAAAAATTTGTTACCGTTATTAAAAAATGCTCATGATAATTTACATACAGGAAATGGTTTAGGTAGTGACTATTTAGGATGGATGGATTATCCAATAAATTATGATAAAGACGAATTTGAAATAATAAAAAAATCAGCTAAAAAAATTCAAAATGATTCAGATGTTTTAATAGTAATTGGTATCGGAGGATCATATTTGGGCACTAGAGCAGCAATAGATATGTTGGGTCACAACTTTAGAAATAATATAGATAAAAAAGAAAGAAGAACACCTGAAATATACTATGCTGGTAACAATATTAGTTCCTCATACATATTAGACTTATTTGATGTAATAGGTGATAGAGATTATTCTATAAACATTATCTCAAAATCTGGAACTACTACAGAGCCAGCTATAGCTTTTAGAATTTTTAAGGATCATTTAGAAAAAAAATATGGTAAAGAAGAAGCTTCTAAAAGAATATATGCAACTACAGATGCTAAAAAAGGCGCATTAAAACAATTGTCTGATAAAAAAGGATATGAACAGTTTGTTATAAGAGATGATATAGGTGGAAGGTATTCAGTAATTACACCAGTAGGTTTACTTCCAATAGCAGTAGCAGGATTTAATATTGATATGATAATGGAAGGTAATAAAGATGCAAGAGAAGAGTATATGAACGAGGATGTATATAAAAATGATGCATATATGTACGCACTATGTAGGATGATTTTAGAGCAAAAGGGAAAAGATATTGAGCTATTAGTAAATTATGAACCCCAACTACAGACATTTTCTGAATGGTGGAAGCAGTTATTTGCAGAAAGTCATGGAAAAAATCAAAAAGGCATATATCCATCTTCTTTAAATTACAGTACAGACTTGCATTCAGTTGGACAATATATTCAAGATGGTAAGAGAATAATGTTTGAAACGGTATTAAATGTTAAAAAGCCTAGAAAAGATTTAAAAATTATATTAG includes these proteins:
- a CDS encoding NAD(P)/FAD-dependent oxidoreductase, which gives rise to MLRVANIKIDIDDSIDLVKKKLCKNLKINESDIKNFSIYKESVDARKKDKISLVYTVDIEVKNEKRILYYKNKDVKQIQTNEYHDIDMGEEKLVNQPIIVGAGPAGLFASLLLAQRGYNPILIERGADVDQRTQDIETFWKTGTLKDESNVQFGEGGAGTFSDGKLTTRMKDIRCRKVLKEFVNFGAPEDILYSHKPHVGTDILKNVVKNIRKEIIRLGGQVRFNCKLTNILIEDEQVKAIEVNNHEIIECQHLILAIGHSSRDTFRMLKKNSVHMEQKSFAMGVRIEHLQSLINNSQYGKFSSHDKLGPADYRLTTQVSNDRSVYSFCMCPGGMVIASASSKGQLVTNGMSEHARNQDNANSGLLVNIRTEDFESEDVLAGVYFQEKYEKIAFELGGSNYYAPCQSVGNFLDSEKENIIGKVKPSYKPGVKMVDLRECLPKFVADALSEGLINLDKKLHGFADDDAIMTGIETRSSSPVRINRDMKTLNSLNIKNLIPCGEGAGYAGGIVTAGVDGIKCAEYIISNFRSFK
- a CDS encoding glucose-6-phosphate isomerase, translated to MKSIELDYSNAKNFISDEDIKNLLPLLKNAHDNLHTGNGLGSDYLGWMDYPINYDKDEFEIIKKSAKKIQNDSDVLIVIGIGGSYLGTRAAIDMLGHNFRNNIDKKERRTPEIYYAGNNISSSYILDLFDVIGDRDYSINIISKSGTTTEPAIAFRIFKDHLEKKYGKEEASKRIYATTDAKKGALKQLSDKKGYEQFVIRDDIGGRYSVITPVGLLPIAVAGFNIDMIMEGNKDAREEYMNEDVYKNDAYMYALCRMILEQKGKDIELLVNYEPQLQTFSEWWKQLFAESHGKNQKGIYPSSLNYSTDLHSVGQYIQDGKRIMFETVLNVKKPRKDLKIILDEENLDKLNYMANKSVDYVNHKALEGAMLAHTDGQVPNLMINIERLDEYNFGKLIYFFEKACAINGYMMDINPFDQPGVEDYKTNMFALLGKPGYEDKSDELKERIKGI